The Electrophorus electricus isolate fEleEle1 chromosome 19, fEleEle1.pri, whole genome shotgun sequence genome has a segment encoding these proteins:
- the mblac1 gene encoding metallo-beta-lactamase domain-containing protein 1, whose translation MMDMCSIIKTECADIKDILGEPYCIYVLKQGYCLAEPDGSFRADGTISLLIGPKIILVDTGGPWDRDFLLSKLTEKGLTPDDVSLVICTHGHSDHVGNLGLFSEATIVVGSDISQGDRYLPNQLAEGLPYPIDDHVAIIPTAGHTGRDVSVLVKGTAVGKVLVAGDLFECCTDEHSWKELSENPEVQEVSRQAALSIADVIIPGHGPLFKVFRETPKTNEVLGSV comes from the exons ATGATGGACATGTGTTCTATAATAAAAACTGAGTGTGCCGATATTAAGGACATTTTGGGCGAACCTTACTGTATTTATGTGTTGAAACAAGGCTACTGTCTTGCTGAGCCAGATGGCTCTTTTCGGGCCGACGGCACTATCTCCTTACTAATTGGACCAAAGATTATTTTAGTGGACACGGGCGGTCCATGGGACCGAGACTTTCTACTCTCGAAGCTAACGGAGAAAGGTCTAACACCAGATGACGTGAGCTTGGTTATTTGTACCCACGGACACTCTGACCACGTGGGCAATTTAGGACTGTTTTCCGAAGCAACAATAGTCGTCGGAAGTGACATAAGCCAGGGAGACCGATACCTGCCTAATCAACTGGCCGAGGGTCTGCCGTATCCGATTGATGACCAT GTGGCCATCATTCCCACTGCTGGCCATACAGGACGGGATGTCAGTGTTCTGGTTAAGGGAACCGCTGTGGGAAAAGTTCTGGTTGCTGGGGACCTATTTGAATGCTGTACTGATGAACATTCTTGGAAGGAGCTTAGTGAGAACCCAGAGGTGCAGGAGGTGAGTCGACAGGCAGCACTAAGCATTGCTGATGTCATCATTCCTGGACATGGGCCTCTATTCAAGGTGTTCAGAGAGACACCAAAGACAAATGAAGTCCTGGGATCTGTCTAG
- the LOC113580822 gene encoding lysophosphatidic acid receptor 6 — protein MTNINTASLESSLAKIFFSIQEASCGHQPKRGIMRLNSTTLDGLVALCLNQTQGQINVTFIVVYALVFVTGLALNLIALVVFFCLTELRSQTTVYMTNLALADLLLVCTLPFRILHHWGFGLSQMTCEVVGLILLVNMYGSIFLLTCISLDRCMAVCFPLSSQVREGRKKARLVCLGVWMLTIGASLPMYLSKIKMIKNNTENCFGGFPHYAIQTTALTSSLTIGFGLPLVIMGLSSWSLVKAIRKSTAVQTTDLFDSHKIQRMVGINLTIFLFCFLPYHLMLVVQHFYINHKKSLPCSVLSAHHNSLMVACMNATLNPVTYYFTKETFRKNVDIDAVRRMWPMNSHSSDGNTPCRRPLST, from the exons atgacaaatataaatacagcatCTCTTGAATCAAGCTTGGCAAAAATATTCTTCAG CATACAGGAAGCTAGTTGTGGACACCAACCAAAAAGAGGAATTATGCGATTAAACTCAACAACCCTGGATGGTCTAGTTGCACTGTGTTTGAATCAAACACAAGGCCAGATAAACGTCACCTTCATTGTTGTGTATGCTCTGGTCTTTGTAACTGGGCTGGCCCTCAACCTCATAGCACTTGTGGTTTTCTTTTGCCTGACCGAGCTGCGTTCACAAACCACTGTCTACATGACCAACCTAGCCCTAGCAGACCTTCTTCTAGTTTGTACTCTACCTTTCAGGATCCTTCATCACTGGGGTTTTGGTTTATCTCAGATGACCTGTGAAGTGGTTGGTCTTATACTGTTAGTAAACATGTATGGAAGCATATTTCTTCTCACCTGCATTAGCCTCGACCGCTGCATGGCTGTTTGCTTCCCTTTGTCTTCCCAAGTACGTGAAGGTCGCAAAAAGGCACGACTCGTGTGCCTGGGGGTTTGGATGCTAACCATAGGGGCTAGCCTCCCCATGTATCTGTCTAAGATCAAGATGAtcaaaaacaacacagagaATTGTTTTGGAGGCTTTCCACACTATGCTATACAAACGACTGCACTTACCTCCTCGCTAACAATAGGATTTGGCTTGCCACTGGTAATCATGGGTCTCTCTTCCTGGAGCCTTGTGAAGGCTATTAGAAAAAGCACTGCAGTGCAGACAACTGACTTGTTCGACAGTCACAAGATCCAGAGGATGGTGGGCATTAACCTAACCATCTTTCTCTTCTGCTTTCTTCCATATCATCTTATGTTGGTAGTGCAGCACTTTTACATAAACCATAAGAAGAGTTTGCCATGCTCAGTGCTATCTGCTCACCACAACAGCCTGATGGTAGCTTGCATGAATGCCACTCTGAATCCAGTGACTTACTACTTTACCAAAGAGACATTCCGGAAAAATGTAGACATAGATGCTGTTCGGAGGATGTGGCCCATGAACAGTCACAGCTCTGATGGAAATACCCCTTGCAGACGACCTCTGAGTACTTAA